From Mauremys mutica isolate MM-2020 ecotype Southern chromosome 17, ASM2049712v1, whole genome shotgun sequence, one genomic window encodes:
- the LOC123351512 gene encoding loricrin-like has translation MTSSSGRESYFNLNSTWYDPAGSWLDTRRTPFTYAYSTCCCSGGRPREAHDYRCYGYRRSGCAENCHGSSGSCHGSGGHGCVRRPSYFHGSSGGCHGRCVCSEPSCHGSGSSCHAGPQRVARGAVALKVPEFGQSLKDAESLYVVYGYPSYRKMCSRQEKDQCHKQDRCHSSGSSCHGSGGSSCHGGGSSCHSGGSSCHSSGGSSCHGGESSCHSGGSCHGKPQQQQQKVCKVPCQKLK, from the exons ATGACTTCCTCTTCTGGAAGGGAATCCTACTTCAACTTGAACTCCACCTGGTATGACCCTGCAGGTTCCTGGCTGGACACTCGGCGCACCCCCTTCACCTATGCTTATAGCAcctgctgctgcagtggtggCAGGCCAAGGGAAGCCCATGATTACCGATGCTATGGGTATCGACGATCGGGCTGTGCTGAGAATTGCCATGGGTCGTCGGGGTCGTGCCACGGCAGTGGAGGCCACGGCTGTGTTAGGAGGCCATCGTACTTCCATGGATCCTCCGGAGGATGCCATGGGCGGTGTGTCTGTTCTGAGCCGTCATGCCACGGTTCTGGATCGTCATGCCACG CCGGGCCCCAGCGTGTTGCTAGAGGGGCTGTTGCGTTGAAGGTGCCAGAGTTCGGGCAGTCACTGAAGGATGCAGAGAGCCTCTACGTGGTCTAC GGTTACCCAAGCTACAGAAAGATGTGCTCCCGCCAGGAGAAAGACCAGTGCCACAAACAAGACCGCTGCCACAGCAGTGGGTCCTCTTGCCATGGGAGCGGAGGATCCTCTTGCCATGGTGGAGGATCATCTTGTCACAGCGGAGGGTCTTCTTGCCATAGTAGTGGAGGTTCATCTTGTCATGGTGGAGAATCATCTTGCCACAGCGGAGGGTCTTGCCATGGGaaaccacagcagcagcagcagaaggtcTGCAAGGTGCCCTGCCAGAAGCTGAAGTAA